CATGTATACACAAGTTCCCATgattttcaaaataaaaattgtcaCCTATGCACATACAAAGTTGCCATGTCCATTAGACAGATCATGAAATGTGGAAGATCTAAAAAAATAAAGTATATTAagcataaaaatgaaaaaaaatgacacATACATGATGATCACCTCATTGATGAAATGATGACACAAAGTTAGTAAAATGAAAATTTCCATCTCTAAGATGCTACAAAAGTAACTACACACATAACGTGAAGTTGCAAGGAGCAAAAACACAGTAAAAGTTACCATCTAAACTATGAGTCTAACCGAACTAAATGACATCAAACATGACCAAGAAATCTGGCTCCGCGTCTATCAGCACAAATTCATTTAGGGAAAAGGGGAAGGGGATATGCTGACTGGGCGCGTCGTCGTCGAATCTGATGGAGGCTATGGGTACCGCGCCAtgctcctcctcatcctccacTCCTCTGTGCCTCAGGCACCAAGGAGATGGGCCATGACAACGTCTCTCCGGTCGTCCTCCACCACACGCAACAGCTCCAAATCGACCCCCACCTCCCGTGGCGGATTCTGGGCACGCCGCAGCAGCGACAATGAGAATCTCAACCCCGACGAAAAAAGCTAGTGGAGGCAAGCCTCATGGGCGTCCGCTCCGTCTTCCATGCGGAGGTGCGCGAGGACGCGACAGTAATGGGCGTCGAGCACAGGACGGTGGTGAGGGTCGCCATGAGCAGCAGGCCTGCATCGCACATCGACCACAGCCACCCGCGGTATTCTTTGGAAGGTCGCCATGAGCAGCAGGCTCCGTCGGCATCCGCCACGAGTACTCGCGGCACTGGAGCCCCCGTTGAGCCTCGTTGGCCTCAGAGCCGCTGCCTCCGCCCATTTCATCGTCCGAAGCCACCACGCCACGCCCCCAGCCGCTCCTGCCGGGTCCACGGCCTGCTCCGCCACGCCACCAGGCGAGCTCGCCCGATGATGTTGATGGTCGGGCTACTCCTGACTTTCAGGATATGAATGGATAAATAATGGGCACTGCTAGGCGCCAGCGCGCGACCCAAATTTGGGTCAGTCGGCCCCAACCATCCGATTTAGTGGATTGTAACCGTCCGATGACTTCGTCTTCCTCACACGCGCGTACAAAGGATTCGCCTCCTGCATCTTGCTTCTCTTTCATCTCGTCGGCCGCACACACTCTCCAGTGGCTGCCCCTCGCCGGCCGTCCTCATGGCCGGTGCCCGCCCCCgccggccgtcctcgtcgccgttCGCCGCCCTCAGTGGCCGTCCTCCTCGCCGGCTCCACCCATGCAATAGTTGCACCTATGGTTGCAGCTCTTGGGGCGACGGTTGTAGCTCCGGTGGAGACGACCGCAGCTCACCGGCGCGCTCGCCGCTGCTCATGTCCGCCAGTCACAGCTCGTCGGTCACATCCCTCGCCGTTGTAACATCTCTCTTATTCCAGCAAATTTGAGGATAGCTTCCAGCAAAAAAACGTATCTCTGTACGATGCAGCAAATCGCGACGACGATTGTAGCTGGATGGGACGCCGGTGGTAGCAATTTTCAATGTTGGCTGTAGCATATAGCACAAATCTGCAACGTTCATCCTCGCCGAATGTTGCTTGGAGCAGAGCCGCACGTCCTTGCCGCCCGCGGTCACCACACTCACCAGCCTCGGCTGTAGCAAAAAACGAAGCCGGTCGTAGCAAGAAACAAAGTTAGTTGTAGCAAAAAACAAGTCGTTGTGCGCGGTCACCATGCTCGCCATCCTCGATTTGTAGCAAAAAAAGTAGGCGGTTGTAGCAAACAATGGAGCCGGTTGTAGCAAAATACAGAAGTCGCCGCGCCCGTTGTAGCTTACCTCGAGGCTGGTTGCAGCTTCCCTGGGAGGTGGTTGTAGCATTCGGCGCCGTGTTTGTAGCAAAAACGCGGTGTCGCTGCAGCTTCGCCTGTTTGGGACAAAAAAACGTCTCTGTCATCAAGGCGGTGCATCTCCGGCGTGAATGGATGTAGTAGCCATCCGCGCTGGTCTAGGATGGAGGAGAGACGAGGTGCACGCTCGCCGGGGAAGAAGAAGGGAGGAGAGTTGTTGCGGATCCGAAGGGGGAGAGAGATGCGGGTGGTGAAAGAAAAATGGGAGATGGCGGCCTGGATGGGGGCATCCTACGTGTTGCTTGGTGGATGGACTGGGAGGGGCGTGCGTGGAcgcgaccggccgaagcttcggccggccTGCGGGCTTGAAACATTTCTCATAAAGAATGGGGAAAAGAGCAAGTCCAGGGCAATGAGGGTGATAAAGGGAAAAACAAGTAGACAGTCATTCATTCCGCGTCAGCGCGAACGATTGAAAAAGGTGACGTGGAAGTGGCTTTGTTCCGTGATTCATGCCACAAAATCGTACGGTAAAAACAACATTCGATCCGAAACCTTAAAAATCTAACATTTGGGTAAAAGGAAGACATGGATTTGGGTCTCTCTCCCGACAACCGACATGGAAAACGAATCTTAGCACATGAAGGTCCAATGGCATAGAAGTTAGATAAGACATAGTTAATTCTTGTCTAGACGAgaattactacctccgtcctggtttatggGTCTCCCTCGTATTTTGTGGCATTTTAACTGATAAAATATAACTTATACgtataaaaaataatataattgaaaactatattcaaatatgaattcaacaatataatatTTGATGACATGCATTAAATCCGTTATAATCAAAGCTGGGTAGAAGCCTTTTTATTTTCTGAAAAGGTCTGACTTGTATACTGCTGAAGTGTTGTAAACAAAAATTGAATATGAGAAAATAAGAACATAAAAAGGTGAAGAGGAAAGAAGATGGACATGATGCCTGTTGGTCCAACCGAACAATCAGAACAACCATTCTGACATGACCTGGAGCTGGATCGGAGGTACATCTGATGGGTTGGGTTAATTAATTGTACTAATGGAATTATGTGATGGCTGCAGGAAGCAGCTCTTTCCAGCTCTCTTGGCTTAGAATCCAAGAAAAAACAGTTGGTTTATCAGCATTACTGTGTGGATCACCAACTACGCTTGTTCTGCAAGTCTCGTTGTGGATTAGTTTCGGCTGCAGCCTGGTGCGCCTGGTGCAGACAAAGTGCATTTCATCTCCCTGTTCTCAGAGGTTACTCAGAGTTACACTTGTTCTGCAAGCCTTGTTTAGGATGGATTCAGACCGTCAGATTCTTCTCAGAGGTGGAATGTAAGAAGAAAATCAAATAATTTTGCATTGCAATCAGCCAATAGAATATAGAGACATGGGCTAAACTCTTACTATGCGTTATGATGAAGCATAATTCCCTGCTTATTTTCCATTTTGCCTTTAACGGACAGACTACCTGACAGTTGGTATGGGTTCCTGTAGATACAGGGTAGAGCGAGGAAGGTACAGCACAGTACAGTACAGTACATAATAAATAGGTGCAGATCAGCAGCAGGATCGCCGATGAAACAGGCCAACCCGCTTGATTTTGATGCACTTTTGTTGGTGCATGCATGTGAGTACACATGTCTTGTACTAGTTACAGGCTGGTGCCGAACCTGCCAATAGCCACTGAGTGAGTTCAGACATTCAGTTTCTCTTGCTTTTGGGATTAATGAGTTCCAAAATGATTAATGGGCTGAACATGTGATCCGCGCCAACCCCCGCACCTGCCCTGCGCACAAACAGTTTAGAAGGATCTTCCTCATCTTTCCTCGgcgaaagagagaaaaaagaaggcATTTCCTGTCACCGGCCGAGGCACTCCGAGACAGCGACCTCCCAACGGTGAAGAACTCATGGTGGCAACTGAATCAGCCTATATAATATGTCCCCCACTTACGAACTTTGCACTGCTGCCGCCATCATCACGCTCAAATCTTGTTTGCAGCTCCGCATTCTGCAAGCAAAGTGATATTGATCAGGGGATCATCATATCGACCAGGGATGGTGAAGGCGCCTCTCCACTCCTCgtcctcggccgccgccgccgcggccaccttCTCGCTGGTCGCCAAGAAGGCGCGGCTCTCGCCCTTCATCCTGCTGTCGCTGCTCTTCATgctcctcttctccttcctctacgGGGAAGAGCTCGCGGCGCTCATCGGCCGGCGAGCTAGTCGAAACTGGGCACACCTCGACGTCAGCGTCAACCGCGAGCATCAGCAGCCGCCCGGTAAGTATCACGTTCACGATCGATCGCAGAATTAACCTGTTGCCAGCAGCGTGCAATACTATGGACGTACTGATCGATCTTTCCAAAAAAAGGTGGATCGGGGGTGGAGGATGggtggcagaggaagaagaagaggtggcaGGGGAAGCTGGCGTTCGCGGTGaatgacgaggacgaggacgaggagtgCGACGTGTTCTCGGGGAGCTGGGTGCGGGACGAGGAGGCGCACCCGCTGTACCGGGAGGAGGAGTGCCCCTACATCCAGCCGCAGCTCACCTGCCAGGCGCAGGGCCGCCCCGACAGGGGCTACCAGTCCTGGCGATGGCAGCCGCACGACTGCACCCTCCCCGCGTACGTACGCCGGCTCCCATCTTTTCTATTCTTCCGCCATTACCGGACTCCTCTGCTAAACTAACTAACCTCTCTCTGCATGCATGCGCAGGTTCAACCCGACGCAGATGCTGGAGACGCTGCGGGGCAAGCGGATGATGTTCGTGGGCGACTCGCTGAACCGCGGGCAGTTCACGTCCATGGTGTGCCTCCTCCAGTCCGCCATCCCGTCGCCGGAGGCCAAGTCCTTCGAGATGTCCCCCGACCAGCAGCACACCGTGTTCACCGCCAGGGAGTACAACGCGACGGTGGAGTTCTACTGGGCGCCCTTCCTGCTGCAGTCCAACGCGGACGACGCCGTGGTGCACAAGATCTCCGACCGCATGGTGCGCAACGGCTCCATCGCCCACCACGGCCGCCACTGGGAGGGCGCCGACGTCCTGGTCTTCAACACCTACCTCTGGTGGTGCACCGGCCTGCGCTTCAGGGTCGTGAACGGGCCGATCGCGGGGGCCAGGGAGGAGGACGCGGCGTGGGTGTCGACCGAGGAGGCCTACGGCATGGCGTTCCGCGACATGCTGCAGTGGGTGAGGGACAACATGGACTTCAACACCACCAGGGTCTTCTTCACCAGCATGTCGCCCACCCACGGCAAGAGCCAGGACTGGGGGGGCGCGGCGGGGGGCAACTGCTACAACGAGACGGCGATGATCGAGGACGCCGGGTACTGGGGCACGGACGGGCGGCGGAGCGTGATGCGGGTGATCGGGGAGATCCTCGACGGCGACGGTGCCGACGTGCCGCTCACCTTCCTCAACGTCACGCAGCTTTCCATGTACCGCAAGGACGCGCACACCTCCATCTACAAGAAGCAGTGGAACCCGCTGACGCCGGAGCAGGTCGCCGACCCCAGGACCTACGCCGACTGCGTCCACTGGTGCCTCCCGGGGCTCCAGGACACGTGGAACGAACTCCTCTACTCCAAGCTCTTCTACCCTTGATCACATTTTGTTTACTTACTAGTAGGTTGTAAACTTGTAATAACCATGACAAGTACTCCTATAGAGTAGGCCTCCCGAGTACAAACCTGGTGTTTGAATTGGTGGCAACTATCATGCGTTTTGATTCCATAGCCTTAAGACGCTGCCAAACAGAATAGGCGATCTTCTTCTTCCTTTCGTGAGCCGAAGCGAGGCAATCAGGTGCAGCTGTTAAACCTGCTAAAGGGAAGAACATGCAAGAGCCGACCGGAAAAACAGGATTATCATAACCATAAGATAATTGTGCGATCAGCAAATCGAATCGCACGTCTGGCATGCTTGTATCTATGGAATGTGACAATTAATGCATATATCGTACGTACTTAATTCGACCTATACCCTCTATATATACTGAGGCGAGAGGGGGAGTCATTGCCATTGCTACAGACTGCGTCTATCTCATAATCCCCCACACCGTTCGTCGAAAATATGAAGGGGGCAGCATGGTGTACATGACTGTTTTGTTCATCGGGTGTCTTCTTATGGTTGGACAATGTAAGTACTgtttatatatgtatatatatatttgtgtATTGTGCACTGACATCCATGCATAAATATTATCAATGTAATAGGTCGTCGTCCTGAGCCTGAGAGCATCTACGAAGATGGCCGTGCCAACACAACTATGGTGGTCTCGTCATTGagtgtttgacaaaaaactacTAGTTTAGGGGTTcgcgtcccacagaactaccacttttTTAAAAGTGgccgaaaactaccaaaaaaagtAAAAACATGACTAAAAACTACCAGGTTGACTGAATGGTGATTTTGACCGTTTTAACAGCGATTCTGACGTGAGTGGCCCACTTGCCAGGCGGGCGGCCCGCCTAAGTGCTAACGGCGCGCGCGGGGCCGTTAGAGCCGCTCGTCGGTCGCACCTGGTCGGGACCAGGTCATAACCTGGCCGACCGGGCCGCTCGTCCCCACcagctctctcactctcccccgagctCCTCCCTAGCCCTAGCCGTCGCCAGCCATGGCGGCTGTGGATGCAAACTCCGGCGGCGATTCAGGCATACCTCCAGGCGGCAGCGCGGCGCAGCAGCCTTCTCAGTCCGAATCTAATCCTTCCGCTGGCGGCGCGCAGCAGAGATTGGATTGGTCGGCGCCGGCGCGACCACCGTCGACGACAAGAAGCAGAGCTCAAGGTCAGCGGAAGCTTCCTCGTTCTGCGGGCGGCGGCAGGTACGGCATAGTTTTTTGCATGGTTGTGAGATTCAGAGAATCAGTAAATTAGGCTAGTTTTTTGCATGGTTAGATTCAGTTATGATGACCTTGGAAATTGTTAGTATTGTGCATACTTTGTTGTGTAAGAAACGGAAAAAAGCAGTTTGACAGAAACTCAATATTGTGCCTAGTTAGGTTCAGTTATCCTGTTTTCAGTTAATAAAGGTATTTCATtttataattttcagaattgatgacCCAAAGTGGTCAATTTGGTTCCATTTCAATGCCAGAGAATCTGTGGTTCGAAATTTATACCAGTCAGACATATCATATTTGACAATGCTTTCTCTTATTGGGAGTGAGGGCTTTGTGGCTGATGATTATATGTACTATGTATTTGATGAGGAGAAAGGATTAGAAGGTTTAGATAAAATATGCTGTGAAGATGATGTGCAGCAGATGTTGGCACACTCTCATAATGAACTCTCATAATGAAAAGTTTCTGAACATAAGAGTAGTGGGAGCTCTTGAGGAATGTAATGCAGATGAAAATCATGAAAACAGAGATAGTTATTTTGCTGAACATTGCATTAACACTCAACAAAGTTGCACTAAGGTGGTGGATATAAGCATGGACAGAAAGGAAGAGCTGAAGAAAAGCATGGTGCAGAGAGAGGCTGACCTTAACCATTTTGAAGGTGACACTGATGTGTCTGAATTTGTTTCTGATGATGAAGTTGCAAATTCAGGTTCAGATGGGAACAATGTGGATTTTCAGTCAGAGTATtcctctgaagatgaagctgcAAAACAAGATACAGCAGTGGTACTGAAACTGAAGGTAGTGAGAAAACCTGGTCCAACTAGTAGATCCCACCATGAGGGAGGTTTAAAAAGAAATTTCCTgatggatgcattaattaagaaGACCAAGACTAAGTTTGATCTCCTGTGGTTTGTGTCAAGAACTGCTTGAAGATAATCCCTGAGCCTCAAGTTTAGCAGCTTCAAAGGAAGGTTTCCTTAATGGTTGCAGACCATTTATAGGTCTTGATGGATGCTTCATCAAGTTAACCACTGGACAACAAATTCTTGCAGCCACAGGAAGGGATGGAAACAACAATATTTATCCTATAGCTTTTGGTGTGGTTGACAAGGAAGATGGTGAAAGTTGGAATTGGTTTTTAACTCAATTGAGATGTTGCATTGGCAGTGGCAACAAATTTGGAACATACACTATCATGTCTGACAGGCAAAAGGTTGGGAAGAATTTCATTGAGCAATTTATGTTATTACTTTttttaattatttcatttttttcaatTGTATTAATAATTTGTGAATGTGCAGGGCTTGCTTAAGGCAATAAATGAGGTATTCCCTGATTCACCTCAAAGGTATTGTCTTAGGCACATATATGCAAATTTTCAATCTGCTGGATTTAGAGGCCAGGAACTAAAGAAGTGTATTGACAAGGCTAGCTACTCCTACACTAAACATGGGCATGAACTAGGCATGGCAGAGCTGAAAGCACAGTCTGAGGATGCTTGGAAATGGCTCAAAAAAATTGAGGGGTCTACTTGGGCTAGGTTTGCTATGGATCATACTTGCAAAACAGATTTAGTTATGAACAATCTAAGTGAAGTCTTCAACAAGATGATACTGGATGTTAGGGCCAAACCAATAAGGACAATGTTTGAAGGGATTAGGACCAAGCAAATGATCAAGAGGCAACAAACTAGGGAGAAGTTACAGATTAGCAGGTGGACAATCACACCAACCTACTCAGAGATTTTAGAAGAGAATAAGCAGTATGCCAAGTATTGTCAGGCTGACAGAGCTGGTCCAACAATTTGGCAAGTTACTAGCAAAGAAAAACAGTATTGTGTGGACATGGAAGGGTATACATGTGACTGCAAGAGATGGAACATGACTGGTGTACCTTGCAGTCATGGCATATCTGTACTGACAAAGCAAAAGCTGcatcctgaggactatgtcaatGACTTTTTCAAGAAGCCACTTTATTTGGAGACATACAAAGAAATTATATACCCTGTTCCTGGTCCAGATTTCTGGCCCCACACAAACACTCCAGACATTGAACCTCCTGTGTTCAAAGAAAAGGCAGGCAGAAAACAAACTGCAAGGAGGAAAGGAGAGTTTGAAGTTCCTGCCCCAAGAGACACCAGTAGGATGGGAACAATTACCTGTGGAAATTGTGGGTTGGAAGGACACAAGTATACAAGTTGCAATAAGACTCTTAGGCCTAAACTGCAAATGAGGAAAAACAAACACCAGGTAATTATCAAGCATCAGAGCAATGTTTCCTTTTACAGTCTAATCTAAGTTAAGTTGGACCTTTAATGTAGGAAAACAGGGCAGTCTATGCACCTGCTCCATCTGCTCCAGTACAAACTCCAAGAGCACCAGCCCCTAGTGCAAGAGCACCAGCTCCTGCTGCATCAGCACCAGCACCACATGCAAGAGCACCAGCTCCTGCTGCATCTGCACCAGCTCCTACTACAACAGCTAAAAGGGGTAGGCCTGCAAGTGGAGGGACAGGCAAGGGATTCAGTGCACCAAGATCTGTTGCTGCAACTTCAGATGTTTTGGTTGGTAATAAAAGGAAGAGGTTTGCAAGCAGTAGATTGAGGGGTTATTTCTATGCCAGTGGTAACTGACACTATAAAAAGGTAGAACTTCTCTCTTTGAACCTGTTTGAATTAGTTTAGAACCTGTTTCACTTTGTTTTGAACATGTCTGTACTTTTCTGCATGAGTATGTCTGAATTTGTGTGAACCTGCCGAGATGGCAAATATTCGGAGATGACTATGAAAACACCTCTCTGGACCGAACCTGACTGTACTTCTATCAAATTTGTGGTGTAacgtgggcctgatggtgggcTTCCGTTTTGGACCTAACTAACCCACCAAGCCTGCCACACTGTCTACATAAGAGAGGCCACCAGAAACCACTGGATCCCTGCGCCTCATTCCCCTTGACCAAAACCTAGCCGCCACTGATGGATCGACAGTTAGGAGAGGTAGTTGATGGACAAGACGAGGTTGCTAGGGCTGAAAGGAGGGCCAACCGTCGAGCACAGGCACAGGAGCGACGCCAAAGGATTGCTGCCATGATTATGGCGGAACGCAACCAGAATGACGTGAAGCAGTTCAAGGAGGTGTTCCCAGAAGGAACCAACATCACAGATGAACTAATCATCTGGTGGGCCAGAGACAGGGCATCTTTCCATCGATTCCAAGCAACAAGGAAGAGATGGACTCAGATCCTGGCTGCAGCAGAAGGAAGACAAGATTGGGATTAGTTCAACGCGGTAGTTTCTGACTAAATTGTGGTGTTTCTGAATCTGCTTGTCTTGTGCTCAATATTGCCCAGAATCTTGTTCTTAGTCTTGCTTTGAATCTTGTCTtgttctgaactttctgaactttatGATTGCAGTGAAGGATGCAGTTCAGGAGTTGCACCAACCGTGATGAAGACGATGCAATGTGGCTGCCTGAATCTATGTTAAAGACTATGCTTATTTTCTGAACTATCTATGTTTGGGTTGTTGGAAAATCTATGATAAAGACTATGCTTATTTTCTAAGAAATATATCCATGGCACAATATTTTTAAGTCTGAACGTATGCCTGAATCCATCTATCTGCATTTATCTGAATGTTTCTATACTTGGGCTTTGCTGAAATGTGATTTTTTGGTCACTCTAATTTTTGAAATACTTTGCCATCAACTACTCCACTGTTTGAGCACACAAGTTCCAAGTTGCTGGGTTTCAACAAAGACTTTAATTGCAACACAACTACCACCATTTTTCATCACTCAATCTACCACTTCCCCACTGTCACACTCCACCGCACTTCCTCCACTCCAACATTTAAGTAGCCCAACAACTCACTCTATCTCTGCTCACTCTACCTCTCTCTCGAAAACCTCACTCCACCTACATCCATGGCTGGTTCTTCCTCTACGCCAGACCCATGGCTGAACCCCTTCCCCACCGGCAAGGGCTGGGTTGCCATGCTTTTTGGGTCGGCTCGTGGTGACGAAGACCTCTTCCTCGACTACATGAAGATTGCCATGAGATACAGCAGCGCACAATGGCTCGCGGatgcatcagaagaggtgaggaagaaggcgaCGACTGAGGAGAAGCAGCGCATGGACCAGCGCTATGCAACCCCAGGTAAGGGTATCATGCCCATCGACATGTTGCTGTGGGCAATGAAGGAGGCGGACTCCGGCGATGCTGGGCAGAGGGAACGGTGGGCAGCCCACCGCTATATCCCTCCAGCACAAGCTACAACTCCAACTACTATGGGCAACGACGACGAGGACCTGCAGATCATCGCCCCACTAGCACTGCTGGCTCGCCGACGTCCTCCTCCCATCATCGTCATCGATGGAGACGAAGAGGAGGTGCCAGAGCTGCCACCTACCACTCAAGTCAAGCAAGAGGTGCGACGGTCAGGTCGCATAGCAGGGCAGGGGCCTAACAATCTGAAACTGTAAGTTTCAGATTCAGTTACAGCAGTTATCGCCAGATCTATGTGAGATTCAGTTCTGTCAGTTTAGTTCTATCAGTTTATCAGGGTGTTTGCAATCTTAGTGAGATTCAGTTCTGTCAGTTTAAGTGTCTTTGAACAATTTCAGTGTCCATGTCCTATCTATGTAAGACTAAATGCTATCTATGGGAGACTAGATGTCTTCCAAACTTCTCTGAATTTGTCTGAACCTGTGATGAAGCAATTTATGAAGTAAACAGATCTCAGCAAGAACTTATGATACAACACACACAAATAAACTACATCAGACTTAGATAATTTAGTTCTTAACTTAACTTAGCACCAGTTCTCAGCATCAGGATAATATTTGGGCAGTACAGATCAGGGCAAACACCACCCCCACACCAACCAAAATGATCTGAACCCATTACAGTTCTTAGGTAGTTCAAAGGTAGTTCATAGGTAGATCAGGGCATATTTGCATCAGACTGATCATTCCTAGGCCAATTATATATATAGGCCTCATATATACTTACCATCCAGAGCTGCCACTTCACTCCTCCATCACAACTTTCTTTATCTTGTCCAGCTTTTCCTTGCACCCATGACCAACCTTAAGGAGCTCAGCAATGACattctccagcttcttcttctcttctttaaggAGATCTTTCTCCACCTCTAGCTCCTTCATGGCCTTCCTTGTGTTTTGGATTATATCAGCTTGACTCTGAAGGATGCACCTTTGTTCTTTCTTGAGCTTAAGCTTCTCCATTTGAAGCTCAATCTTTGCCTACTCCTCAAGTTGCTTCTTATTTTCCTTCAGTTCATTGATTGCCTGGCTTGTGCAATCCATGTCATGAGATTTGATTCCATCCTGATAATCAAACAACTTGGACACATCATCCACCAGCTGGCTATACTGATTGGCCAGAGAATCAAGCTCCTTCTGCAGTTTTGCAACCTCTATCCCATGAGCCTCATTATCCTGGGCTCTACCAAGGTTCTGCTCATGATACATATCCCAGAGCTTGCTTAAGCACCTTTGCAGAATTACAGGCCAGGGGGCATCTACCCACTCCAAAACACCAC
This DNA window, taken from Triticum aestivum cultivar Chinese Spring chromosome 1D, IWGSC CS RefSeq v2.1, whole genome shotgun sequence, encodes the following:
- the LOC123169229 gene encoding protein trichome birefringence-like 33, giving the protein MVKAPLHSSSSAAAAAATFSLVAKKARLSPFILLSLLFMLLFSFLYGEELAALIGRRASRNWAHLDVSVNREHQQPPGGSGVEDGWQRKKKRWQGKLAFAVNDEDEDEECDVFSGSWVRDEEAHPLYREEECPYIQPQLTCQAQGRPDRGYQSWRWQPHDCTLPAFNPTQMLETLRGKRMMFVGDSLNRGQFTSMVCLLQSAIPSPEAKSFEMSPDQQHTVFTAREYNATVEFYWAPFLLQSNADDAVVHKISDRMVRNGSIAHHGRHWEGADVLVFNTYLWWCTGLRFRVVNGPIAGAREEDAAWVSTEEAYGMAFRDMLQWVRDNMDFNTTRVFFTSMSPTHGKSQDWGGAAGGNCYNETAMIEDAGYWGTDGRRSVMRVIGEILDGDGADVPLTFLNVTQLSMYRKDAHTSIYKKQWNPLTPEQVADPRTYADCVHWCLPGLQDTWNELLYSKLFYP